The Amycolatopsis jiangsuensis nucleotide sequence GACCATCTGCCCGCGGTGCTGACCAACCTGATGCGCGAGATCGGCATCCCGGCCGGAATCGGTTCCGTCGGCTACTCGGAGTCCGATGTGGACTCTCTGGTGGACGGCACGCTCAAGCAACAGCGGCTACTGGCGACCGCGCCACGCAGTGCGTCCGAGGACGACCTCGCGGACATCCTGCGTGCCTCGGTGAGCCTGTGGTGACCTATCCGCACTGGCACACGGTTCCGTTGCGCTGGAAGGACAACGACGTCTACGGCCACGTGAACAACGTGGTGCACTACTCGCTGATGGACACCGTGATCAACACCTGGCTCGTGGAGCGGGGCGGGCTCGACGTCGCGGCCGGTCCGGTGATCGGGCTGTGCGTGGAATCGCACTGCGCGTACCACGCTTCGGTGTCCTTTCCGGACTCGTTGCGGATCGGGCTGCGGGTGGCGCACCTCGGCCGGTCGAGCGTCCGGTACGAGATCGGGATGTACTCCGCCACCGGCGCGCTGGTGGCGGAGGGGCACTTCGTGCACGTGTTCGTGGACCGCGAGAACCGGCGGCCGGTACCGGTGTCCGGCAAGCTGCGTGAGTCGCTGGAGGAACTGCTGGTTACGGCCTGAGGACGGTTCAGGCGGTTCAGTTGGTTCAACCGGCTCAGTCGGTTCAACCGGCCCAGTCGGTTCAACCGGCCCAGTCGGTTCAACCGGCCCAGTCGGTTCAACCGGCCCAGTCGGTTCACATGGCTCAGGCGGCCCAGCCGGTTCACACGAAGATCGACAGCACTCCCAGCACTGCCAGGCCCAGCACGCTGACCAGCGTCTGAACCGTGGTGTGCAGTTTCGTGGCCTGCCCCATGCTCATCCCGAAGGATTCCTTGACCAGCCAGAACCCGGCGTGGTTCACGTAGTTGAGCCCGATCGAGCCCGCGCCGATGGCGACCACCACCATCGCGGTGTACCAGCTGTCGCCGTGCGCGAGCAGCGGCGCGACGATTCCGGTGGAGGAAACGATTCCGACCGTCGCCGACCCGGTGGACGCGGACAGCAGCAGCGCCAGCAGCCAGCCGAGCAGCAGCACGCTGATCCGCAGGCTGCCCGCGGCCGAGCCGACCGCGTCGCTGATCCCGGAATCCTGCAGCACCTCGTTGAACGCGCCCCCGCCACCGATGATCAGCAGGATGCCGACGACCGGTTTGAGACTGTCCGAAAGGGACCGTCGTACGGCTTCACCCGGGCGGCCGCGCAGCAACGCCAGCGCGAACAACGCGAACAGGAAGCCTGCCAGCATCGCGATCACCGGCTCACCGAGCAACGTCGCCGCCGACCGCACGCCGTTTCCTTCCGGCAGCACGATTTCGGCCAGCGTGCGCAGCAGCATCAGCACGACCGGCACGAGGATGGAAACGATTGCGGCGCCGGTGGGCACGGCACCGCGCACCCGCCCGGCGCCCTCGCCGCCACGCGCCGGGACGCCCGCGCCCGCCATACCGCCGGACTGGTCGTCGACGCGGCCACGCCGGGTGAACTGGTGCACCAGCGCCTGCTCCGGCTGGACGCTCAGCCGCGCGGCCAACCACCGGCCGAAGACCGGACCGGCCAGTATCACCGTCGGCACCGCGCACACGAATCCGACGAGGATCGTCTTGCCGAGATCGGCGTGCAGCCCGGACACCGCGATCAGCGGGCCGGGGTGCGGCGGCACCATGCCGTGCAGGGTGGCGAGCGCGGCGATGGTCGGGGTGGCCAGCAGGGTGTAGGACGACGTGGTCGCGGCCCCGGCCCGCTTCAGCCGCTCCGCCACGCTGAACACCAGCGGCAGCAACACGATCAGCCCGACCTCGAAGAACATCGGGATGCCGATGATGAACGCGGCCAGCGCCATCAGCCACGGCAGGGTGCGGGGCGTCGACCGCTCGACCACCGCGGTGGCGATCCGGTCGGTGGCCCCGGAATCGGCGAGCAGCCTGCCGAGCATGGTGCCCAGTGCCAGGGTGACGCCGACGTTGCCGAGGATGTCACCGGCCCCGGTCTCGATCGACTTGGCGAGCTTGGTCACCGGCTCGCCGGCCACCAGGCCCGCGGCCAGCGCCACGACCAGCAACGCAACGAACGGATGCAGTCGCAGCCGCGAGTTGATCAACGTGACCAGCAGCGCGATCGCGACGACCAGCACCACCAGCAGGAACCACGTGTGGCCGGTCACCGGCAGCCTCCTCTCGGGCGGCAGCCGGCTGTGCGGCAGCGCACCTCTGGAATCGATTCCGGAAGTCTGACACTCGGGTTACGCCTGGTCAACTCGGGGGTATCGGGACTAGTCGGGAACGAACGAACGCCGTCGTTCCGGAACGCTGGAGCCGCGCACGACGAGTTCGGCCACCAGTTCCAGGCCGGCCGGTACCGCGGCGGCGTCCTCGACCGCGTCGACCAGCAGGTCCACCGCGCGGGCGCCGAGCGCCGCCCACGGTGGCCGGACGACGGTGAGCGGCGGGTCGAAGTGCCGCGCCAGCTCCCCGTCGCCGAAGGCCACCAGGGACACGTCCTCGGGCACGGTCAGCCCGCCCCGGCGGAAGCCCACCACGGAGTGCGCGGCCAGTGCCGGACTGGTGGCGAAGAACCCGTCCACCAGCACCTCGGTGACCACCGGTTCGACCGCGGCCTCGGCCGGCGCCGCGATGTGCACCTCGGGCACGGGCAGCCGGGCGGCCGAGCAGGCGGCGAGGAAACCGTCGACCACCGGGCCGGACGATTCGGCCAGCACGGCGAGCCGGGTCCGGCCCTGGTCGGCCAGGTGCCGGCCGGCAGCACGTCCGGCCTGCCACAACGCGGTGCGCAGCAAGGCACCATCGCCGTGCTCGAGGTTGTCGTCGACGACCGCGGTGGGCAGGGGTACGCCGTCCTCGCCGATCACCGGGGGCAACGTCCGTCCCGGCGAGATGAGCAGCAGCCCGTCGACCGAGAGCCCGTCGACCGGCTGGTCACCGTCCCGCGCCGGGTCCAGGTAGTGCAGCACCAGGTGGTATCCACGCCGCCGGGCCTGAGCGGCCGCGCCGGCCAGAATCGGTTCCCATCCACTCGCGTCCCCCGGCACCGCGGCAGCCAGCAGCCGCAGCCGCCCGGTACGCAGGCTCTGCGCCGCGCGATTGGGCTGGTAGCCGAGGTCCGCGGCCACCTCGAGGATGCGTGCCCGGGTCGCCTCGCCGACGTCCTGCTGCCGCGACGAAAGCGCACGCGACGCCGTCGCCTTGGCCACGCCCGCGGCCTTCGCGACGTCTGCGAGCGATACCCGACGCATGCCACCCTCCCGGGACCGGAACCGATTCCGACAGCATTCCACAGCCGACAGGTCCCGGGCAGCGGAAACACTCGTCCGCGGCGGCACCGGGCGAAACAGGAAGGACCGGGCCGGGTCCGGACAGCCCGAAACACCGCGAACGTCCGAGCTGCTGCCAGACGGGTCCGGGGCCCTCCAAACACCGCCAGACGTCCACGCGGCTATCCCGCCGACCCGGACGGCTCGACACAACGGCAGTGCTACCCCCGACCACCGCGTCGCCCCGACGGCTCCGAGCATCGGCGGACGTCCGGGCAGGGACCAGACCAGTCCGGACGGTTCGAAACACCGGCGGACCCCCGGCGCCGCTGTCCGGGACGTCCCGGACAGTGGCCAGGCCGGTGAATCAGCTCGCGATGAAGGTGGTGGAGTGCCAGCCGGTCGCGCCGTCGGGCACTGTGCCGGCTCGGTCGGAGGTCTGGGTGTAGCCGGTCTTGTCCGTGGCACGGCAGAACACCTGGTGCGTGCCGGGCTTCACCGACAGCTGCGCCCACCACATCCGCCAGGTGTCTTCGTTGACCTCTGTGGACAGTGTGGTCGGCGTCCAGGGGCCGTTGTCGACACTGATCTCGACCCGTTCGATCCCCTTGTGCTGTGCCCACGCGATCCCGGACAGCCGGACCGCGCCGGCCGGTACCGTGGCGAAGCCCTTCGGCTGGTCGATCCGCGATTCCGTTTTGATCGGCGCCTCCTGCCCCCAGCCGCGGCGGAGCCAGTACGCCTGGCGAGCGGCCCAGGTGGTGACTTCGAGGTCGATCACCCACTTCGTGGCGGACACATAACCATACAGCCCCGGGGTGACCAGACGGGCCGGGAAACCGTGCTCGAGCGGCAACGGCTCGCCGTTCATCCCGATCGCGAGCATCGCACCTCGGCCGCGGTCGAGCATCGCCTCCACCGGCGTGCCCGAGGTCCAACCGTCCACACTGGTCGCGAACAGCTGCTGTGCTCCCCGCTGGACTCCGCATTCTTCCAGCAGATCCGCCACATCGATGCCGATGAAGTTCGAAGTGGACACGTAGTCGCCACCGACCTCATTGGACACACAGGTCATTGTGATCGTGCGCTCGACGAGGGCGCGGCCGCGGATGTCGGAGTAGCGGTAGGTGCGCTCCTGGTCGACCATGCCGTGGATGCGGAGGCTCCAGTCCTCGGCACGCAACTGCGGTACCGACAGCGCCGTGTCGACGCGGTAGAACCGCGCGTTCGGCGTGAGGAACGACGGAGTGCCCAGCTTTTCGAAATCGGCGTCGGCGGGAATGGCCGGAGCGCGACGTGCCGGAGCCAGCCTGCCGATCGCGGCACGGGACGACGCCGCGTCACGCGTCGAGCCGATCAGCTGTCCGGCTCCGGCGGCGACGCCCGAGCCGACCACGACACCGGCTCCGCCGATCAGGAAGGCCCGCCGCGGCGTGCCGGAGCGTCGTCCGTCCTCGTCACGAGCCCCGATGCGCGAGGAAATGCGGTGCAGAAGCAGGAAAGCCCCGACCCCGACGAGCACACTCGCGAGTGGGGCGAGCACCGCGACCGGGGTCAGGCTGGGCCGGGTCAGCACGGCCACGACGCCGACCAGCCCGAACACGGTGACCAGCGCGGCTCCCGGCCAGACCCGGCGCACCGAGATCAACCCGGCCACCGCGGCCACGACGAGCATGACCACCGCCATGCCGCCGAGCAGCACTTCCTTGTCGTGCGTGCCGAAAGTGCGGACCGCGAAGTCCTTGAGCCAGGTCGGGGTCAGGTCGATCGCCGAGCTGCCGACCGCCAGGTACGGCGAGGCGTCCACGGCGATGAAGGACGCGACGAGGTGGCCCGCCGCGAGCGCGGCCAGCAGAGCGAGGATGCCGCAGAGCGCGGCACTCGGGCGGCGCAAGCGCAGGTCGTCGGTCGTCACTTCCGGAATTCGAAACCGGGTCCGCGACGGATTGGTGGCCGACCCGAACGGGTGGTCGGCGAGGGGGTTGCGTCCGAGTGCCAAACCGCACAGCGGGCGCACCCGGACCACCGGTGGGCGTCTCCCTGGTTGGAAGCACGTTCGGTCAAACGATCACCGGGAGGAAGTCACATGATCGCCAACACTCTTCGTCGCACCCTCGCTGCCGCGGCCGTTCTCGCGACCGTCGGAGGTGCCGCGGCGCTGAGCGCGACCGCTGCCAACGCCGCCCCGTCCGACGCGCCGCTGTGCACCGACGCGGACGTCACCGTGACCGCCACTCCGGCTCCGGACCACGCATCCGGACACCACGCCGACATTCTGCATTACACCGCGGCCACCCCCACCACACACTGCACGGTGAGCGGCGCCCCCTATGACACCGTGTTCTACGACGGCGGCGGCGCGCCGCTGGGCGTGCCGAGCAACTCGGCCGACAGCCAGAACGCGCCCCAGGTCACCATCGACGCGACGCACACCGCCAGCTCCTACGTCGTGATCCCGAACGACGCCGAGCCCGGCCCGACCGTCGCGTCGCTGGGCCTGCACCTGCCCTCGGACGCCTCGCGCACCGCGATCGGGGTCGCCTGGCCGGGCCAGGACCTCACCACCTCCGCGCACTTCGAGGTCATCACCCAGGACTGACGCGCCGAAACACCGATGGCGGCCGGGATTTGCCCGGCCGCCATCGGTGTCTCCGCAGGGTGAGTCCACCCGGGTACGCTGAGCCATCGACCTTGGGGAGGAGCGCGATGGCAACTGTGCACGGTGGGTCGGTGAGGACCGTGCACAGGTCGCCGGGGTTCGTTGCCGACCCGCCTGCCGGGGTGCGAGCCACGCCAACCACACCCGATTCACGTGGCGGATGAATGTGGTCCACCTTTCGCAGCCCGATTGCCCGCGTCGACGCTCCGGCGTTTTCCGCGTACCCTCGCGGACCTGGATACCAAGCGCCGGCAGTACCCGAGCCAGGACGGTCCGGGAGTGACTCGGGCCTTCCCGGTACTGGAAACACAATCCCTGTGGCACTGCGCTGAAAGCGGCCGAGTACGTGCTAACCGCGCTACGCCCTCGTAACCGGAGACTCCGCACGATACCGCCGAACATCAGTCCTGGATGAGTTCCAGATCCCGGAACATCTGGCGTGCCCAGTCGAGCGCGGTCGGCAGGTCGTCCCACTGCCGGTCCGACGCGGTCAGGTACGGGAACACGTACGGATCGTGGATTTCCGAAGGCAGGTCGTCCGGCAGGCAGGTGTAGGGCGGGCCTCCGTAGTGGTCGTCGTGCATTGCCGTGGCGACCTTTTCCGGTTGCGCGTCCCACACTCCGAGCCACAGTCGCCGCAGCATCGCCGGATGTGCCACAGCGAAGATCAGCCGGCCGACGTCGAACGGTTCGCCGGCGGCGATCACCCTTGCCACTCCGGAAAACCGCAGCTCCACTTCGGACTGCAGCAAAGTCCCGCAGAATCCCGACCAGATCTCCACGCTGTGCCCGGCGTCGATGATCGCACTGCACAGCGCGGCCAGCGCCAGCCCGCGGTTGACGATCACGTCGTGCTCGATGGTGTTCGAGTAGCCACCCGGCACGAGGAACGTGATCACCTTGCCCCGCCGGGAAACCTGCCGCGGCACGGCGTCCACCATGCACTCGGGCACCCCCGAGAGGTAGGCGCCGACGTCGACCTCGCTCCCGGTCACGTCCCATGTCGGCTCCAGCACGGTGACCGAATGCGCGAGCCCGGCGCTCTCCCGCAGTTCCCCGACCGTCACATCCGTTTCCTCCAACGGCACCGACCAGCCGTCGACGGCCAGACGCAGCGCTTCCTCCCAGGAAGCGCCGTGCCAGCCGTACTCCTCCCGCCGGCTCGACGGATCGGAAATCGTGGGCTCGGCCGAAGCGGCGTCCAGGAACTCGGGCCAGGACCGCAGCGGCGGGAGCGTGCAAGGAAGCATGGTTCAGTCCAGTTCGAGTGCCTTGCGGTGCGTCTCGGAAAGCCCGCGCACCACCCGCCATTGCAGTACCTGCTCCACCGTGGCCCCCGCCTCCAGCAGCTTGGCCCCGTCGATGCTGGCCCGCGGCGAGAAGATCACCGGCAGCTTCTTGCGTTCGGCCAGCTCCCGCAGGTCCCGGACCTCATCGAGGAGTTCCTGCACCGCGTCCGGATGCGACGGCGCGTGCCGCAGGGCGATCCGTTCCTCCAGGCCCTCGTCGATCGGCACGTCGATCACCACGAACCGGTCCAGCGTCGCCGAATCCAGGCTTTGCCTGCCGACGTACTGCCGGTCGCCGCCGGTCCCGTAGGTGTTGCCGGTGGCGACCAGCCGGAAGTTCTCGTGCGCGTCGACCATCCGGTCGGCGAAGGCACAGGTACCCAGCGCGAGCGCCTGGTTCAGCTCGGCGAGCAGCCCGGGGTGGCCGTTGTCCAGCTCGTCCAGCAGCATCACGCCGCCGTGTTCGAACGCCCGGCGGAACGGGGTGTCGTGGTAGTGCCCGTTGGCGTCGTAGTAGCCGAAGACCTTGCTCATCGGCGTGGTCGGACCCAGTGAAAGCGCCTGGAAATCCAGCTCCAGCGCGCCGGCGGCGTGCTTGGCCAGCATGGACTTTCCGGTGCCCGCCGGGCCGACGAGCAGCACGTGGCAGCGGGCGTGCAGGGCCACCAGCAGCTCCGGCAGCACCTCGTGGGTGTCGGAACCGAACTCGACCTTCCTGCCCTGCGGGAGCACCACGGTGACCACGTTCGGCGCGTACTCCGCGAACGCCTTCTCGGCCTCTTCGCGCACGGTGCGGCGCAAGGACTTCACCGTCTCGTCGGACGCCCTGTCCACCATGTCCGGCAGCGCGGCCAGCGTGGCCGCGCGGGCCGAATCGGTGACGGTCGCGAGCACCCGGGTGACCAGTTGGTCGTGCAGTGCCTGCATGTCCGGCGCCGCTTCGGCCACCGCGTCGCCGGCCAGCTGCGGCAGCACGTCGCCGGCTGCCTTCACCACCTCGTCGGCCAGCGACCCACGGACCTTGTCCGCCTCCTGCCGGACCGCCTCGGGCGCCGCGTCCTCGACCGCCGAGCGCACGTTGTCCATCAGCACGGCGGTGCCCTCGCGCACCAGCTCGTCGCGGACCTCGGTCCGGTCCGGCGCCGCGTTCGCCACCGCGGTACGGGCCAGCTCGGCGATCGTCTCCTCGGACTGTTTCTCCAGCGACCCGGCCACCTCGGCGCGGACCTGGTCGACGGCATCGCGCACCACGTCCGCGAGCGCGGCCGCGGTCTTCTCGCGCAGCTCGGCGGTCACGTCTGTGGTCACTCCGGTGACCAGTTCCGCGCGCAGCTGAGCCGAGTCCGGGGTCGCCTCCCGAACCGCGGACTCGGCCAGCCCGGGGAGCAGCTCGTTCGCGGCGCGGCTGACCAGGTCCGGCAGACGGGCCTCCAGCTGATGCCACGCCGCGCCTTCGAGACTTCGCTGCATTTCGCCCCGGTCCGGGGTGGCATTGGCGATGGCGAGCGCGGCGAGGTTGGGCAACAACGCCTGCGCATGCTGGTAGACGGTCTCCGGGAGACGGGCCCGAATCTCGCTTTCCGCCATCCAGAGCAGGTTGCTCTGGGTGAAAACGCCGCGCGCCACCTCCTCGGCGATCGAGGTGAACTCCGCCTTCGTGCTGTCCCGCACGGTGCCTCCGCATGACGTGTGTGCTGCTCAGCCG carries:
- a CDS encoding AAA family ATPase, with translation MRDSTKAEFTSIAEEVARGVFTQSNLLWMAESEIRARLPETVYQHAQALLPNLAALAIANATPDRGEMQRSLEGAAWHQLEARLPDLVSRAANELLPGLAESAVREATPDSAQLRAELVTGVTTDVTAELREKTAAALADVVRDAVDQVRAEVAGSLEKQSEETIAELARTAVANAAPDRTEVRDELVREGTAVLMDNVRSAVEDAAPEAVRQEADKVRGSLADEVVKAAGDVLPQLAGDAVAEAAPDMQALHDQLVTRVLATVTDSARAATLAALPDMVDRASDETVKSLRRTVREEAEKAFAEYAPNVVTVVLPQGRKVEFGSDTHEVLPELLVALHARCHVLLVGPAGTGKSMLAKHAAGALELDFQALSLGPTTPMSKVFGYYDANGHYHDTPFRRAFEHGGVMLLDELDNGHPGLLAELNQALALGTCAFADRMVDAHENFRLVATGNTYGTGGDRQYVGRQSLDSATLDRFVVIDVPIDEGLEERIALRHAPSHPDAVQELLDEVRDLRELAERKKLPVIFSPRASIDGAKLLEAGATVEQVLQWRVVRGLSETHRKALELD
- a CDS encoding DUF4232 domain-containing protein encodes the protein MIANTLRRTLAAAAVLATVGGAAALSATAANAAPSDAPLCTDADVTVTATPAPDHASGHHADILHYTAATPTTHCTVSGAPYDTVFYDGGGAPLGVPSNSADSQNAPQVTIDATHTASSYVVIPNDAEPGPTVASLGLHLPSDASRTAIGVAWPGQDLTTSAHFEVITQD
- a CDS encoding LacI family DNA-binding transcriptional regulator; this translates as MRRVSLADVAKAAGVAKATASRALSSRQQDVGEATRARILEVAADLGYQPNRAAQSLRTGRLRLLAAAVPGDASGWEPILAGAAAQARRRGYHLVLHYLDPARDGDQPVDGLSVDGLLLISPGRTLPPVIGEDGVPLPTAVVDDNLEHGDGALLRTALWQAGRAAGRHLADQGRTRLAVLAESSGPVVDGFLAACSAARLPVPEVHIAAPAEAAVEPVVTEVLVDGFFATSPALAAHSVVGFRRGGLTVPEDVSLVAFGDGELARHFDPPLTVVRPPWAALGARAVDLLVDAVEDAAAVPAGLELVAELVVRGSSVPERRRSFVPD
- a CDS encoding acyl-CoA thioesterase; this encodes MVTYPHWHTVPLRWKDNDVYGHVNNVVHYSLMDTVINTWLVERGGLDVAAGPVIGLCVESHCAYHASVSFPDSLRIGLRVAHLGRSSVRYEIGMYSATGALVAEGHFVHVFVDRENRRPVPVSGKLRESLEELLVTA
- a CDS encoding molybdopterin-dependent oxidoreductase, with the translated sequence MPEVTTDDLRLRRPSAALCGILALLAALAAGHLVASFIAVDASPYLAVGSSAIDLTPTWLKDFAVRTFGTHDKEVLLGGMAVVMLVVAAVAGLISVRRVWPGAALVTVFGLVGVVAVLTRPSLTPVAVLAPLASVLVGVGAFLLLHRISSRIGARDEDGRRSGTPRRAFLIGGAGVVVGSGVAAGAGQLIGSTRDAASSRAAIGRLAPARRAPAIPADADFEKLGTPSFLTPNARFYRVDTALSVPQLRAEDWSLRIHGMVDQERTYRYSDIRGRALVERTITMTCVSNEVGGDYVSTSNFIGIDVADLLEECGVQRGAQQLFATSVDGWTSGTPVEAMLDRGRGAMLAIGMNGEPLPLEHGFPARLVTPGLYGYVSATKWVIDLEVTTWAARQAYWLRRGWGQEAPIKTESRIDQPKGFATVPAGAVRLSGIAWAQHKGIERVEISVDNGPWTPTTLSTEVNEDTWRMWWAQLSVKPGTHQVFCRATDKTGYTQTSDRAGTVPDGATGWHSTTFIAS
- a CDS encoding GntP family permease yields the protein MTGHTWFLLVVLVVAIALLVTLINSRLRLHPFVALLVVALAAGLVAGEPVTKLAKSIETGAGDILGNVGVTLALGTMLGRLLADSGATDRIATAVVERSTPRTLPWLMALAAFIIGIPMFFEVGLIVLLPLVFSVAERLKRAGAATTSSYTLLATPTIAALATLHGMVPPHPGPLIAVSGLHADLGKTILVGFVCAVPTVILAGPVFGRWLAARLSVQPEQALVHQFTRRGRVDDQSGGMAGAGVPARGGEGAGRVRGAVPTGAAIVSILVPVVLMLLRTLAEIVLPEGNGVRSAATLLGEPVIAMLAGFLFALFALALLRGRPGEAVRRSLSDSLKPVVGILLIIGGGGAFNEVLQDSGISDAVGSAAGSLRISVLLLGWLLALLLSASTGSATVGIVSSTGIVAPLLAHGDSWYTAMVVVAIGAGSIGLNYVNHAGFWLVKESFGMSMGQATKLHTTVQTLVSVLGLAVLGVLSIFV
- a CDS encoding DUF7192 family protein, whose product is MLPCTLPPLRSWPEFLDAASAEPTISDPSSRREEYGWHGASWEEALRLAVDGWSVPLEETDVTVGELRESAGLAHSVTVLEPTWDVTGSEVDVGAYLSGVPECMVDAVPRQVSRRGKVITFLVPGGYSNTIEHDVIVNRGLALAALCSAIIDAGHSVEIWSGFCGTLLQSEVELRFSGVARVIAAGEPFDVGRLIFAVAHPAMLRRLWLGVWDAQPEKVATAMHDDHYGGPPYTCLPDDLPSEIHDPYVFPYLTASDRQWDDLPTALDWARQMFRDLELIQD